Below is a window of Pyrobaculum aerophilum str. IM2 DNA.
ATACCGGCCGTTGGAGAAAGTAGAGGAAATGGTTAAGGTCTATGTCAAAAAAGGCCGCAGGGAAATTAGGTTCATCGCTCCTGTCGGCTTCTTATATCAGTCTAAAGACGGCAAAACGCCGAATATAGACGCCTTGATTTCCCTGTTAAAAACAGTCCGCGAGGCGGGCGGCCTGCCCTTCCTCGGCACTTTCCCCTCGGAGACTAGGCCGGAGACTGTTACGAGAGATGTGCTGTCCGCGTTAAAAAACTTGCTAGCCAACAAGAGGCTCTCCTTCGGCTTGCAGACAGCTTCAGAGAGGCTTTTGAAACTGGCCAAGAGGGGACACGACGTTGCAACTGTGGAGGAGGCCGTCGTCACGGCGCGCGCCTTTGGCTTCACGCCAGTAGTAGATATTATAGCTGGATTGCCCGGCGAGGATGAGGAAGACGTTGTGGCCACTGTGAAGACTATGGAGAGGCTTGCGGCTATGGGCGCCAGAATTAGGATGCATTACTTCATCCCCCTCCCCGGGACTCCGCTGTGGGGGCGGGAGCCCTCTCCGCCGCATAAATTGTATACAGAGTTCGCGAAGAGGTATAGGAAAAAAGTGGAGGGCTATTGGGAGGAGCAAATTCAACTAAGCCGCAGAATTATAGAGACTTACCGCCAAATAAGCGGCTACCTCTCCCGCACAACTCCCATCTCTAAAGCCAGTTGAAGATACCACATCGCTATACGCCTCGCCATTAGCCAGACGGCGGCTTCGGGGGATGCGCCCAGCACCTCGGCGGCTACTTCAGGGTGTATTTTATCCCTAAGCTTCTCGGCGAAGTGCTCCACAACGGCCTCTCCAGACTCGCCGGAGAGGGACTCAATCTCCCGAAAAGTACTCTATGTGGGAAACACCTTATCTAACCAGTCCCCCAGGCCCAGCTCTTCAAGCTTGCGGAAATAAGCGGCGACGACCTCGTCAATATTGTTGATACTGGTATCCATACTCTTCGTAATACCTCCTCCACGCCTCCTCCTTTCTCCTCTCTCTATATTCGGCCAAGCCGGTGTCGATAAGCTTCCCCCCAATTAGGCCTATGGCCAGTAATAAAATTCCACGTACTGCGTTGACGCCCAACGTATAGGGATCCGGCACACCAGAAATTTTCGCAGTTACTTGCTGGCCGAGCACTGGCAGAGTTACGTCAAGTGTCGTTTTCGGCACGCCTGCTGTGTAGAGCAATAAGGCATTTACTACGGCGAAAATAACCAAGGCAATTCCAGCGGCGAGAAAGGCCATGGCCGCGAGATGGGATCTCATGGCCTACGCTTTGTTGAGGTATTTAACACTACCTCCTCGCACAAGTCGTAGAACCAGGGGATGTCCACAGAGTCCAGCCGCCACCTCTGTTTAACAAAGCTTTCTTCAGGCGTTGTGCGTATCCCACGCCTGTATGCGTAGTAGCCCGTCAACGCGATCATTGCGCCGTTGTCACCGGCGTATTCATCAGGCACAATTTTAACAGCAACGCCGTACTCCCTCCCCACATGTTCCAATATCCCCCTCAGCCTCTTACTCCTAGCCACGCCGCCTGCCACTACGAGCTCCCGTTTTTTAGTAAAGGCGAGCGCCCTCTCGGTCACTTCAGCTAACATATAATAGGCGGCCTCTACGAGAGACTTACACACTACAGGTAGCGGCGTGCCGCTTTTCCACAGTTTCAAGGCGTATGTGGTCAAGCCCGCATAGGATAAGTCCTGGCCAATTATAGTCATGGGGAACGGGACTAGCCTATCCGCAGATTCCGCGCACTTCTCCACGGCGGGTACCCCCGGAAATCCAAGGCCCACCTCTCTTGCAAACATATCTATAGCGTTTCCAATGGCCACATCTAAAGTCTCGCCGAAAATTCTATACCGACCTTCTGAAAAACCCGCAATAAGCGTGTGGCCGCCGGAGATTAGGAGGACTAGGGGATCGCACGACGCCGTTGTGTATCTCGCCACTTCTATATGCGCTATGCCGTG
It encodes the following:
- a CDS encoding TIGR04013 family B12-binding domain/radical SAM domain-containing protein, whose translation is MILLARVFEGPNNGLAYAVAPVEDKYKIIPTKDPLLDAANLYAKGEKVLILYSLSTPLFVEIWRELIAVAGRFPVVAGGPHAAGDPITLLKLGVKYVVVGDGEVALPAIIEKEEGLSDETPPNVLIMEDGKVKAGRRVYTELVYKTYSEALGAYPPIEIMRSCGYRCAFCQTWAQGPVRYRPLEKVEEMVKVYVKKGRREIRFIAPVGFLYQSKDGKTPNIDALISLLKTVREAGGLPFLGTFPSETRPETVTRDVLSALKNLLANKRLSFGLQTASERLLKLAKRGHDVATVEEAVVTARAFGFTPVVDIIAGLPGEDEEDVVATVKTMERLAAMGARIRMHYFIPLPGTPLWGREPSPPHKLYTEFAKRYRKKVEGYWEEQIQLSRRIIETYRQISGYLSRTTPISKAS
- the kae1 gene encoding KEOPS complex N(6)-L-threonylcarbamoyladenine synthase Kae1 yields the protein MLVLGVESTAHTFSLGLVLDGKILGQLGKTYLPPSGEGIHPREAADHHSKVAPVIFRQLLNAHGITASDIDVIAYAAGPGLGPALRIGAVFARALAIKLGVPLVPVHHGIAHIEVARYTTASCDPLVLLISGGHTLIAGFSEGRYRIFGETLDVAIGNAIDMFAREVGLGFPGVPAVEKCAESADRLVPFPMTIIGQDLSYAGLTTYALKLWKSGTPLPVVCKSLVEAAYYMLAEVTERALAFTKKRELVVAGGVARSKRLRGILEHVGREYGVAVKIVPDEYAGDNGAMIALTGYYAYRRGIRTTPEESFVKQRWRLDSVDIPWFYDLCEEVVLNTSTKRRP